The proteins below come from a single Odontesthes bonariensis isolate fOdoBon6 chromosome 18, fOdoBon6.hap1, whole genome shotgun sequence genomic window:
- the tmem42b gene encoding transmembrane protein 42, with translation MKDGLKNVIIGIMFPGVFYALLAGFLGAVASSSAKLSLGADYLKGVCETGLRTWGEQRKFRQADETTACDRLHIPLRLLCGGLLFTCNAVMWTFLAKALRYSSSSTRTTVTTTASNFISSAFLGQLIFGETQITLWWVGISLTFSGLLVLQRVSPQDAQQNAVAAKDE, from the exons ATGAAAGATGGACTAAAGAATGTCATCATCGGCATTATGTTCCCGGGAGTTTTCTATGCACTGCTGGCGGGTTTCCTCGGAGCCGTGGCGTCGTCGTCGGCCAAACTGTCCCTCGGAGCCGACTACCTGAAGGGAGTCTGTGAAACCGGACTCCGGACGTGGGGCGAGCAGCGGAAATTTAGACAAGCGGACGAAACTACCGCCTGTGACCGG CTCCACATccctctgaggctgctgtgtGGCGGGCTGCTTTTCACCTGCAACGCTGTGATGTGGACCTTCCTTGCCAAAGCACTCAGGTATTCCTCTTCCTCCACCCGAACCACTGTGACCACCACTGCCTCCAACTTCATATCTTCT GCTTTCCTGGGCCAGCTGATCTTTGGGGAAACACAGATAACATTGTGGTGGGTGGGGATCTCTCTGACCTTCTCTGGTCTGTTGGTCCTGCAGAGGGTTTCGCCGCAGGACGCACAACAGAATGCTGTCGCCGCCAAGGACGAATAA
- the zdhhc3b gene encoding palmitoyltransferase ZDHHC3: MKSPPNRTRDIERQAGYLKPEHCAPPPPRSGSNTMWFIRDGCGIVCGIITWFLVFYAQFVVVFVMLLPVKNVAYSFFNGVLFNGLALLALASHAKAMCTDPGAVPKGNATKEFIESLQLKPGQVVYKCPKCCSIKPDRAHHCSVCKRCIKKMDHHCPWVNNCVGENNQKYFVLFTMYISLISFHALFMAAFHFVFCFEEDWTKCSSFSPPATVILIILLCFEGLLFLIFTAVMFGTQVHSICTDETGIEQLKKEERRWAKKTKWMNLKVVFGHPFSIAWLNPFATPDHGKADLYQYIV; this comes from the exons GCAGCGGCTCCAACACCATGTGGTTCATCCGCGACGGCTGCGGCATCGTGTGCGGGATCATCACCTGGTTCCTGGTCTTCTACGCCCAGTTTGTGGTGGTGTTTGTCATGCTGCTGCCGGTCAAGAACGTAGCCTACAGCTTCTTCAACGGGGTGCTCTTCAACGGCCTCGCCTTGCTTGCCCTCGCCTCTCACGCCAAGGCGATGTGCACAGACCCG GGAGCGGTGCCTAAAGGGAACGCAACCAAAGAATTCATTGAAAGCCTGCAGCTCAAACCAGGACAGGTGGTGTACAAATGTCCCAAGTGCTGCAGCATCAAGCCCGACAGAGCTCACCACTGCAG TGTGTGTAAACGCTGCATTAAAAAGATGGACCACCACTGTCCCTGGGTGAACAACTGTGTCGGAGAGAACAACCAGAAATACTTTGTGCTCTTCACG ATGTACATCTCGCTAATATCCTTCCATGCGTTGTTCATGGCGGCCTTCcactttgttttctgctttgaaGAAGACTGGACAA AGtgcagcagcttctctcctccagcaacagtcatcctcatcatcctcctctgcttcgagggcctcctcttTCTGATCTTCACTGCAGTCATGTTTGGGACTCAGGTCCACTCCATCTGTACTGATGAAACG GGTATCgagcagctgaagaaggaggagagaagatgGGCAAAAAAGACTAAATGGATGAATTTGAAGGTGGTGTTTGGCCACCCGTTCTCTATAGCCTGGCTCAACCCATTTGCAACACCCGACCACGGCAAGGCAGATCTGTACCAATACATAGTGTGA